From one Rhodamnia argentea isolate NSW1041297 chromosome 1, ASM2092103v1, whole genome shotgun sequence genomic stretch:
- the LOC115738977 gene encoding trans-Golgi network-localized SYP41-interacting protein 1 isoform X1 has translation MSEKDGSEAGDEAASEPYDGRSSVGGGFGDTRASQPNGTIHSESSVADADASLNQVANMEQTDSDNEEAGPVGEDAGKDEFVDAPEELNADAREAIMTAGIEGASEERSNLPKSDFGQLENGTGAHQPTDELFRLQMVLEKTVIEKEISIRQYKEERDIYAKELGDLRRQLKGLTVKRPLLHENGDRIINHEAESDDGEEKTHVPGYSPHDMFRECSDFIKVAQKERLQMEATIGNLHAILSTKDQQMEDLKSKIADSAQKSAYIFSNHQNVDDATSRILDSLALVVEHEDLWDDSASEKINLVERRTLRLIEKFNQICLQIDHLRQCLSEVSSESLDSRMQEDRGDVIIAACNELLKCKRTEAHFAGKLSQAEDDNRKLIEQLNEDKDLAEETNAELSRLKSEIEQERMRCGNVKEKLGMAVTKGKSLVQQRDLLKHSLAEKTDELERCLIELQEKSSALEAAEQSKEELVQQRDSLKHSLAEKTDELERCLIELQEKSSALEVADQSKEELVQSEQLVALLQENLSQRNAILVRFEEILSEASFPEEMKSAEIVDKYKWLVDERNMLKGVYREFQKLKDSLTEIELSESFSTSNLESRIFWLKESFTLANNEAETLRGEISRIKEAAYDEIDRLTAACSVASVEKEYLEMEVDEITLEYNDIVKKEQQVSWEKEQMVMLLVKASGISVEEDLMVHQRLSFSDCNVLIERCFEKVTEQRTSELGPPHADLESFERIKSLLYLRVQELMLYENVLEEEMLEKSQKVDNFSYQLQLLSNELETLKEEKDHLQKDLERSEEKSALLREKLSMAVKKGKGLVQDRENLKHLLDEKNSEIEKLKLEIQQQESAVTESKDQINRMSTHIEHIPKLEADLVALKDQRDQLEQFLLESNNMLQRVIESVDGIDIPANTVFEEPVEKVKWLAGYLNDCQKAKEHTEEELAKVREESSDLLGRLAEAHTDLKLLQDERQGFEKLKVEAIDLESKLVEAKASIKALEDLLSGAQDDVLRLVEEKREIETSKENVEKELLKAIEEASFQVSNFTEACARKKSLEEALSQAENHVNALTNEKEAAHVFRAAAERELEKLKEQISIQTGKLVDAQQTIESLEDASLELEKKLGLLTEQNHNLGVERSHMETELKKLQDESATKEIKLADASVTIKSLEDAVSKAENDVLELDNQNKRHNQEVSALNSKLNACLEELAGKNGSLENRSLELVSYLNELHALVKNETLFPLMKDCFEKKWEGLKSMNDILERVKDQHICLYSEAAEKQTADEEDPIAKNQFPVELSDNLGVEMDAGLMNEVGNDISSMFRRTIEGFQLKDKILVDKFEGLSAFIDEILAALLKKLEERCDDVKAMSQDMRSLKQDLKDMETYKPDHGNTVSILEDDIATLLSACTNATTKLLLEVERNSLGQLSSAELETSSRSYAEERESSIINAEWYQKKVDGSKYAKPIRDLLFSVQSVHALIKRFQSTSEVATSKIENMENELKEAKVGFMEAIEDRNIKQNRIFELETEVETLQNSCSELRLKLKDCQADYDKLKQREAELLEVHSNSLMRQQEAESSFMSPSQRAALLDKVDGVRISSEELGGDTEPHISPHVKKLFYIVDSFTRVQEQISLLSHDNEELQSTLADQVLVNKHLQEEVETRMRYEEDSEKMKRDLSDLRVILEKVINMFGGRELVSDHNTSSLKGLLATLEKQIVNVLMEFENSKSEAQELELKLLGSQKLVEELSSKVKLLEDSLQGRSAQPEIIQERSIFEAPSLPAGSEISEVEDVESVGKPLMPPVPSAAHARTMRKGSTDHLALSIDLESNPLISNQETDEDKGHVFKSLNTSGLIPKQGKLVADRIDGIWVSGGRILMSRPGARLGLIAYWLFLHIWLLGTIL, from the exons ATGTCGGAGAAAGATGGCAGTGAAGCTGGGGACGAGGCGGCGTCGGAGCCGTACGATGGCCGATCGAGCGTGGGCGGAGGGTTTGGCGATACCCGGGCCTCACAGCCCAACGGCACTATCCATTCCGAGTCCTCCGTGGCCGACGCTGATGCTTCGTTGAATCAG GTAGCTAACATGGAGCAGACCGATTCAGATAATGAGGAAGCAGGGCCGGTTGGTGAAGATGCTGGAAAAGATGAGTTCGTTGATGCCCCAGAAGAGTTAAATGCTGATGCCAGGGAAGCAATTATGACTGCTGGAATAGAAGGCGCGTCGGAGGAAAGGAGCAATTTGCCCAAGAGTGACTTCGGCCAACTTGAGAATGGAACTGGGGCCCATCAGCCGACGGATGAGCTCTTCCGGCTGCAAATGGTGTTGGAGAAGACCGTTATtgagaaagaaatttctataAGGCAATACAAG GAAGAAAGAGATATATATGCCAAAGAACTTGGTGATCTTCGCCGTCAACTCAAAGGTTTGACTGTCAAACGGCCGTTGCTCCATGAAAATGGTGATAGGATAATTAATCACGAAGCAGAATCTGATGATGGGGAGGAAAAAACCCATGTACCTGGGTACTCTCCACATGATATGTTTAGGGAATGTTCAGACTTCATTAAAGTTGCACAAAAAGAACGTTTACAGATGGAAGCTACAATAGGAAACCTTCATGCTATCCTTTCTACAAAGGATCAACAGATGGAAGATCTTAAATCCAAGATTGCTGATTCTGCTCAGAAATCTGCCTATATATTTTCGAATCACCAAAACGTTGATGATGCTACTAGTAGAATATTAGATTCACTTGCCTTAGTAGTTGAACATGAAGATCTTTGGGATGATTCTGCCAGCGAGAAAATAAATCTTGTTGAGAGAAGAACATTGCGgttaattgaaaagttcaacCAGATTTGTTTACAAATTGATCATCTTAGGCAGTGTTTATCTGAGGTTTCTTCAGAATCTTTAGATTCTAGGATGCAGGAGGATAGGGGGGATGTAATAATTGCAGCTTGTAATGAGTTGTTGAAGTGCAAAAGGACGGAAGCACACTTTGCTGGAAAACTAAGCCAAGCAGAAGATGATAATAGAAAATTGATTGAACAGCTTAATGAGGACAAGGACTTGGCAGAAGAAACTAATGCAGAACTTAGCCGACTCAAAAGTGAAATTGAGCAGGAGAGGATGCGTTGTGGTAATGTCAAAGAAAAGCTTGGTATGGCTGTAACAAAGGGGAAATCATTGGTGCAGCAGAGAGACTTGCTGAAGCATTCATTGGCTGAGAAGACGGATGAGCTTGAGAGATGCTTGATTGAGCTTCAGGAGAAGTCAAGTGCGTTAGAGGCGGCTGAACAATCTAAGGAAGAGTTGGTACAGCAGAGAGACTCGCTGAAGCATTCATTGGCCGAGAAGACGGATGAGCTTGAGAGATGCTTGATTGAGCTTCAGGAGAAGTCAAGTGCGTTAGAGGTGGCTGATCAATCTAAGGAAGAGTTGGTACAAAGTGAACAATTGGTTGCACTCCTGCAGGAAAATCTCTCACAGAGGAATGCGATTCTCGTCCGGTTTGAAGAAATTCTCTCTGAGGCTAGTTTTCCTGAGGAAATGAAATCTGCTGAGATTGTTGATAAATATAAATGGCTTGTGGATGAGAGAAATATGTTGAAAGGTGTTTACagagaatttcaaaaattgaaagattcCTTAACTGAGATAGAGTTGTCTGAATCTTTTTCAACTTCCAACTTGGAATCCCGTATTTTTTGGCTAAAGGAGTCATTTACTCTTGCCAATAACGAAGCAGAAACCCTACGAGGTGAAATTTCTCGAATAAAAGAAGCCGCATACGATGAGATTGACAGGTTAACTGCTGCATGTTCTGTTGCATCGGTGGAGAAGGAATATCTTGAAATGGAGGTTGACGAAATAACACTTGAATACAATGATATTGTCAAAAAGGAGCAACAAGTGTCATGGGAGAAGGAGCAAATGGTCATGCTGTTGGTAAAAGCTTCTGGAATCTCGGTTGAAGAAGACCTTATGGTCCATCAACGGCTATCCTTCTCTGACTGCAATGTTCTCATTGAAAGATGCTTTGAAAAGGTTACGGAACAGAGAACTTCTGAGTTGGGTCCTCCTCATGCTGATTTGGAATCATTTGAAAGAATTAAAAGTCTTTTATACTTGCGGGTTCAGGAGTTAATGCTATATGAGAATGTACTTGAAGAAGAGATGCTGGAAAAGTCTCAGAaggttgataatttttcctatcagTTGCAATTGTTGTCTAATGAACTTGAAACACTCAAAGAGGAAAAGGATCATTTGCAAAAGGATCTCGAACGATCAGAAGAGAAATCTGCTCTTTTGAGAGAAAAGTTATCTATGGCGGTCAAGAAAGGAAAGGGACTGGTTCAAGATAGGGAAAACTTGAAACATCTTCTGGATGAGAAGAactctgaaattgaaaaactgaaGCTTGAGATACAGCAGCAGGAATCTGCAGTTACTGAGTCCAAGGATCAGATAAACCGAATGTCTACTCACATTGAGCACATACCAAAGTTGGAGGCGGATCTTGTTGCCCTGAAAGATCAACGAGATCAACTTGAGCAGTTCTTATTGGAGAGTAATAACATGTTGCAGAGGGTGATTGAGTCCGTTGATGGTATCGATATTCCTGCAAACACTGTTTTTGAAGAGCCTGTGGAAAAGGTGAAGTGGCTGGCGGGGTACCTCAATGACTGTCAAAAGGCAAAGGAACATACTGAAGAAGAGTTAGCCAAAGTTCGAGAGGAATCTAGTGATTTATTGGGCAGGTTAGCTGAAGCCCATACTGATCTGAAATTGTTGCAAGATGAAAGGCAGGGGTTTGAAAAGTTGAAAGTAGAAGCCATTGACTTAGAAAGCAAGTTAGTTGAAGCCAAAGCATCTATCAAAGCTCTGGAAGACTTGTTGTCAGGAGCACAGGATGATGTACTCAGGCTTGTggaagaaaagagggaaatagAAACCAGTAAGGAAAATGTTGAAAAAGAGCTGCTGAAAGCCATTGAAGAAGCTTCTTTCCAAGTTAGTAACTTCACTGAGGCTTGTGCTCGCAAGAAGTCCCTTGAAGAGGCATTGTCGCAGGCAGAGAATCATGTTAATGCACTCACCAATGAGAAGGAAGCAGCTCATGTCTTTAGAGCTGCGGCTGAAAGGGAGCTAGAGAAACTGAAGGAGCAGATCTCCATTCAGACTGGAAAATTGGTAGATGCACAACAAACTATAGAGTCACTAGAAGATGCATCATTGGAGCTGGAGAAGAAACTTGGTTTATTAACTGAGCAGAACCATAATTTAGGAGTTGAGAGAAGCCATATGGAGACTGAGCTGAAGAAGCTGCAAGATGAATCTGCAACCAAGGAAATCAAGCTGGCAGATGCTTCTGTAACAATTAAATCATTGGAAGATGCAGTGTCAAAGGCTGAGAATGACGTGTTGGAGCTTGATAATCAAAACAAGAGACATAACCAGGAAGTATCAGCACTCAATTCAAAGTTGAACGCATGTCTAGAAGAATTGGCTGGCAAAAATGGCAGTTTGGAGAACAGATCTCTAGAACTTGTCAGTTACCTTAATGAGTTGCATGCCCTTGTGAAAAACGAAACGTTGTTTCCCCTTATGAAGGATTGCTTCGAGAAAAAATGGGAGGGCCTGAAGAGCATGAATGACATCCTTGAAAGAGTAAAAGATCAACATATTTGCTTATATTCAGAAGCAGCAGAAAAGCAAACTGCTGATGAG GAAGATCCCATCGCCAAAAACCAGTTCCCTGTTGAACTTAGCGATAACCTGGGTGTTGAGATGGATGCTGGTTTGATGAATGAAGTGGGTAACGACATCTCTTCAATGTTTAGGAGGACCATAGAAGGTTTTCAGTTGAAAGACAAAATTCTTGTTGATAAATTTGAAGGCTTGTCCGCATTTATAGATGAAATTCTGGCAGCTCTTTTGaaaaagctagaggaaagatgtgATGATGTAAAAGCTATGTCTCAGGACATGAGATCTTTGAAGCAAGATCTGAAAGATATGGAAACGTACAAGCCGGATCATGGAAATACAGTGTCCATTTTGGAAGATGACATTGCAACTTTATTATCTGCCTGTACTAATGCCACCACAAAATTGCTGCTAGAAGTTGAACGGAATTCTCTTGGGCAGTTGTCTAGTGCTGAGCTGGAAACCTCGAGTAGATCTTAtgcagaagaaagagaaagtagTATAATCAATGCAGAATGGTATCAAAAGAAGGTTGATGGCAGCAAATATGCCAAACCTATTCGAGATTTGTTATTTTCTGTTCAAAGTGTTCACGCTCTTATTAAGCGGTTCCAGAGCACGAGTGAGGTGGCAACTTCAAAGAtagaaaatatggaaaatgaaCTTAAAGAAGCGAAAGTAGGTTTCATGGAAGCCATAGAAGACAGAAATATCAAGCAAAATAGGATCTTTGAGCTGGAGACTGAGGTAGAGACTTTGCAAAATTCATGTAGTGAGCTGAGGCTTAAACTCAAGGATTGTCAAGCTGATTATGACAAGTTGAAGCAAAGAGAGGCTGAACTCTTAGAGGTGCACAGTAATTCGTTGATGAGACAACAAG AAGCAGAAAGTTCATTCATGTCCCCATCCCAACGGGCAGCCCTTTTGGACAAGGTCGATGGGGTTAGAATCTCGTCGGAAGAGTTAGGAGGAGACACAGAGCCCCATATTTCTCCTCACGTGAAGAAGCTATTCTATATTGTAGACAGTTTTACTAGAGTGCAGGAACAAATAAGTTTGTTGTCACATGATAATGAAGAGCTACAGTCCACCCTTGCTGACCAGGTTCTTGTAAATAAGCATCTGCAGGAGGAAGTTGAAACACGTATGAGATATGAAGAAGACTCagagaagatgaagagagaTTTATCTGATCTAAGAGTTATTTTGGAGAAAGTTATAAATATGTTTGGTGGTAGAGAGTTAGTTAGTGACCATAATACTTCTAGCTTAAAGGGACTTTTAGCAACCTTAGAAAAGCAAATTGTGAATGTGCTTATGGAATTTGAAAACTCTAAATCGGAAGCCCAAGAACTTGAATTGAAGTTGTTGGGAAGCCAGAAGCTTGTGGAGGAGTTATCGAGTAAAGTTAAATTGCTTGAAGATTCACTACAAGGTAGAAGTGCCCAACCAGAGATCATCCAGGAGAGAAGCATTTTTGAAGCACCTTCATTGCCTGCTGGTTCAGAGATATCTGAAGTTGAGGATGTg GAATCAGTTGGAAAACCGTTGATGCCTCCTGTTCCTTCAGCTGCTCATGCGCGGACTATGAGAAAAGGATCTACAGACCATCTTGCTCTCAGCATTGACTTGGAGTCTAATCCTTTAATCAGCAACCAGGAGACCGATGAAGACAAAg GTCATGTTTTCAAGTCTCTCAATACATCAGGCCTTATTCCGAAACAAGGGAAGTTGGTTGCAGACCGGATTGATGGCATATG GGTATCGGGCGGCAGGATTTTGATGAGTCGACCTGGAGCTCGCTTGGGCCTTATCGCCTATTGGTTGTTCTTGCATATATGGCTGTTGGGCACCATCTTGTAA